The bacterium nucleotide sequence TCGAAGTCTCGTCCGAGAAGGCGAAGCTCCGACCGTTGAGATCTCCCAGCCGGCGGATGCCCGAATCCCGTCTCGCCATCACGCAGCCGCGATAGACGGTGTCGAGATCCTGTACCGGCTCCTCGGTCTCATAGACGATCCGGGTGCGCTCGAGTGTGCCGGGCTGGTCGTACTCGAGCTCCTTGCGGCCGTCGCCGATCAGGTCGTAGGGCCCTGAAAAGACGTGCGTCGAAGCGGCGGCGGCGATCTCGAAGGGGCGGTCGACCAGCAGTCGGACGGCCACCTTGTCGCTCTCCGCCTCGACCTCGGTCCACCCAGGCGCCTGCTCGTCCAGGGCGACCACCAACTTGGCGCGCAGCTCGCCCTTGACCGACGCCGGCACGGCGACACTGCGACCGGCCAGGTCGGCGAGTGTCGCCGGCTCGCCCTGACCGCTCCGTGTGACGATGATGCCGTCCCGCTCGGCGCTGCGCACGACTTGGAGACGGGCCTCGGCCCCGTAGCGCCCGTGGGCGATCACATAGGCAAACGCGGGCATCCAGGCGACGTCGGCCTGCTGCGAGCCCAGCGCCTGGATGACTGCCGCGTAGCTGGTCGGCACTTCGGTCTGGAGAATCAAACCCGAGTCTTCCCGAATGAAACGAGCTAGCTCGTCCGCGCGCTCGACCGTGGTCCCCTGCTCGACCGAAGGCACGAAGAGCATCCGCAGCACCTCGTCGCCCTTGGCTTCGAGCCTCTGGCGACGGTCGAGCCCCCAGCCGAAAACCACAAGCGCAAGAACGGCAATCGACCAGCCGATGCGTGGAAGCCAAGAAGGACCGGGAGTCGTCATCATTCGTTTTTTCGGGCGCTCTACTCTACCCCGTTCGGGGCTCGCCGGGAGCCCCGCCACGAGATTGTCACAGCCTCTCGATCGGCTCGATTCAAGCCCGCGCCAAGAGCGCCTCGACCGCCGCGCTCGAAGCTGCCTCGAAGCCCGAGCGCACCCTTGAATCCTTCAACCCGCGGTACTTCCGATCTCGTTCCTCGGCCAGGGTGACGTTGTCCGTGACGAACAGGATCGTGCCCAGCTGGAGACCAAGCGTTCGGGCAACGATCGCCGCTGCCGAGCATTCACACTCGACGCCCAGCACCCGGCCGTGGCGACCGTCGTAGATCTCGGAGCCCTGGCGGTAGCCGGCGTCGGTCGTGTAGACCTTGCCGCGATGCACCTCGGAGTACCCGGTATCGCGGGCCGCTTTCCACAGAGCCTCGGTCATTGCGAGATCGCACTCCGCGGCCGTTTCCTGAGAAGCGTAGTAGCGCGACGTACCCTCTCCGCGCACCGCCTCTTCGGCCACGATGAGATCGCCCACCGCGACCTCCGGAACCACTCCGCCGCAGGCACCCAACACCACCACCCATTTGCCACCATTGGCGACGATCATCTCCAGGCCGTTCGCCGTCGCCGGAGCCCCCATGCCGGTGTAGACAAGCGTCACCGACTCGTCAGCCGTCTCGAGCCGGTAGACGATCCGGTCGGTGGTCTCGTCCATCGGCACCGCCTCGCCACCCCAGCGCTCGACCATCGCGGGCAGGTAGGACTCCCTTCCGAACGGCAGCAGCAGAACTCTCTCGGCACAGGCGAAGCCGGGATTGTTGCTGTGACCGAATGAGCGGCTCGACGTCACCGCACCGGAGTCTAGCAACGCCCGCGCCGCTTCGATCAGCTCACGAGGAGGATCGGGGTGCTCGCCTCCTCCAGAACCTGCTCGACGTCCAGCTCGGAGAGATCTTGCGGCAGCAGCAGAAGGCCATGCTCGCCGGCCACGAGATCATGACCGGTCCGGCCCGCTCTTCCAGACAGCTCGGTTATCGAGCCAGCCACCTCTGCTCCTTCGAGAGCTTCGAGCACCTGGCGGCGAAGCTCGTCGGAATCCGGCTCCGTCAGAACCGCCTCGACCGTCTGCCCGGCGGCCTTGGCGATGCTGATGGCCACCTCCAAGGCACGGGCACCGATAGCCGTGCCATTGCAGGCCACCCGTATCGGCGCTTGGATGCCCACCCAACGCTCCAGCACCAGGGTGTGCTTGTCCCGGCGCAACAGTAGCTCGCGCACGGTCGAGCCGGTCCGAGCTCGGGACCGAGACGACCAGCCCATCGCGCCCAGAATCACCAGGTCGACTTCGTCCGAGGCGCGGGCGATCTCGGTCGCCACCGTGCCCTGGGCGACCCGAAACCTGTGCTCTACCCCGGCTCGCTTGGCGATTTCGCCAAGAGCCGCCCCGGCTCTTGCCGCCTGCCGAGTGAGATCTCGATCGAGATCGCGCGCCTCGAACTCGCGAATCGAGGCGGTGAACAGGTCGAGATGCCGCGCCAACGGCGAGCCGGCCAACGCCAAGAGCTCGTGCTCTCGAACGAATACGCCTTCGAGCTCCGCGCTCAGCTGCTTGGACAGCTCGGCCGCCGCCTCGGCGGCCGCCAGGCTTGCCGGAGAGGCGTCAATGGCGACCAAGATTCGTCGAAGTGTCGTCAAGGCTCACCCTTTACGGGAGTCGCTACCGACCGGCTCGCCCTTCTCTTCTCCGATCGGCTCCGCGGGCGGACTCGAATAGAAGCGCGCGCGCTCGGTAAGCACTTCCAACCTTGCCTGCACCTTGCCGTTGATGCTGTCCTGCGGATACGTCCCCTCCTCGTCCGGCTCGCCGCTGGCCAACTCCGTGAGCACCTCGAGCCCCTGGTCAATCGTCGCTACCGGGTAGATATGGAACTTCCCGTCTCTGACCGCATCGACGACCCGCCCGGCCAGCATCAGGTGCTTGACGTTGGACGATGGGATCAGAACCCCCTGGTCACCGGTCAGACCTCGCTTCTCACAGAGGTCGAAGAACCCTTCGATCTTCTCGTTCACCCCTCCCACTGCCTGAACCTGGCCGAGCTGATTGACCGAGCCGGTGACCGCCAGAGACTGACGCAGAGGAAACCCGCCGATCGCCGAGAGCAGCGCATAGAGCTCTGCCGAGGAGGCGCTGTCGCCGTCGACGCCGGAGTAAGACTGCTCGAAGACCAGGCTCGCGGACAGTGACAAAGGCCGTTCGGCGGCATAGCGGGAGCCCAAGAATCCGGCCAGGATGAGGACGCCCTTGGAATGGATGGGCCCGGACATCTCGACCTCGCGCTCGATGTCGAGGACCTCTCCTTTGCCGAGACGCACACGGGCGGTGATGCGACTCGGCCGACCGAACAAGTAGTCGCCCAGCGTCAGTACCGACAGCCCGTTGACCTGGCCGACTTCGGAACCTTCGGTATCCACGAGGATGGTCTCGCGTAGAGTCTCTTCGAGCATTCTCTGGCGAATCCGATCGGCGCGAAACTCCTTGGCATCGAGCGCCTGTTGAACGTCCTGCGCCGTGACCCGACCGTTACCGTTCTTGCCCGCCCAGTGGTCCGCCTCACGAGCCAACCCTTCGATCGCCTCGACCGAGAGAGAGAGCCTCTCGGCATCGCCGACCAGCCGGGCGCCGTGCTCGATGATGCGCGCAACCGCGGTGCTATCGAATGGCTTGAGACCGTGATCCGCGGCCAGCCCGGCAACCAGACGTGCATAGGCGGCTTCCGCCGCTTCGTCGCGCTCCATGCGCTCGCCGAAATCGGCTTTGACCTTGAAGAGCCTTCGACAGTCGGGGTCGTGGGCCGAAAGGAGGTAGTAGACGATTGGCGGACCGATCAAGACGATCTTGACCGAGAGCGGCACCGGCTCCGGCTCCAACGAGTAGGTGCTGACCAGACTGGTGAGCTGCCCCAGCGACTCGATCGTGACGCGCCGCGACTCGAGCATTCGCTTGAGCGCCTCCCAGGCGAGGGGCTCGCGCAGAAGCCGGATCGCGTCAACCAGTAGATAGCCGCCGTTGGCGCGATGCAGGGCGCCCGCCTTGATCATCGTGAAATCGGTGACCAGCGTCCCCATTCTCGAAAGGTGCTCGATACGGCCCAGGAGGTTCTGTACCGAGGGGTGATCCTCGTAGACCACCGGAGCGCCTTCGGACTCGGAGTGATCCACCAGCAGGTTGACCTCGAACCGCTGCGAGAAGCCCTCGTCCGCGGGCTCACCGCCC carries:
- a CDS encoding PhnD/SsuA/transferrin family substrate-binding protein; its protein translation is MMTTPGPSWLPRIGWSIAVLALVVFGWGLDRRQRLEAKGDEVLRMLFVPSVEQGTTVERADELARFIREDSGLILQTEVPTSYAAVIQALGSQQADVAWMPAFAYVIAHGRYGAEARLQVVRSAERDGIIVTRSGQGEPATLADLAGRSVAVPASVKGELRAKLVVALDEQAPGWTEVEAESDKVAVRLLVDRPFEIAAAASTHVFSGPYDLIGDGRKELEYDQPGTLERTRIVYETEEPVQDLDTVYRGCVMARRDSGIRRLGDLNGRSFAFSDETS
- a CDS encoding nucleoside phosphorylase, with product MTSSRSFGHSNNPGFACAERVLLLPFGRESYLPAMVERWGGEAVPMDETTDRIVYRLETADESVTLVYTGMGAPATANGLEMIVANGGKWVVVLGACGGVVPEVAVGDLIVAEEAVRGEGTSRYYASQETAAECDLAMTEALWKAARDTGYSEVHRGKVYTTDAGYRQGSEIYDGRHGRVLGVECECSAAAIVARTLGLQLGTILFVTDNVTLAEERDRKYRGLKDSRVRSGFEAASSAAVEALLARA
- a CDS encoding universal stress protein → MTTLRRILVAIDASPASLAAAEAAAELSKQLSAELEGVFVREHELLALAGSPLARHLDLFTASIREFEARDLDRDLTRQAARAGAALGEIAKRAGVEHRFRVAQGTVATEIARASDEVDLVILGAMGWSSRSRARTGSTVRELLLRRDKHTLVLERWVGIQAPIRVACNGTAIGARALEVAISIAKAAGQTVEAVLTEPDSDELRRQVLEALEGAEVAGSITELSGRAGRTGHDLVAGEHGLLLLPQDLSELDVEQVLEEASTPILLVS
- a CDS encoding AAA family ATPase; the encoded protein is MRTVAELSPSDLYRACDASKLGFDTTSELEAPTEAPGQTRALAAVEFGIELEGAGYNVFAFGPPGMGKHGAIQRYLSARAKEQPKPDDCCYVNNFKEAQKPHLLRLPAGKGAELRSEMERLIAEVGTVLRAVFEGEEYQGRRRSITETAEQRQQEIIETLAKKAADSGIALLRTPVGIAFAPLSDGEIVSPEQFSELPEKEQERLRGEIERFEKKVGQALHQEPVVQRQVRDQIRELNRTVSRRAIGPLIADMREAFAGFAKVESYITEVENEILDHAHSFLARAQGDDAQQQLQRMLGGEPADEGFSQRFEVNLLVDHSESEGAPVVYEDHPSVQNLLGRIEHLSRMGTLVTDFTMIKAGALHRANGGYLLVDAIRLLREPLAWEALKRMLESRRVTIESLGQLTSLVSTYSLEPEPVPLSVKIVLIGPPIVYYLLSAHDPDCRRLFKVKADFGERMERDEAAEAAYARLVAGLAADHGLKPFDSTAVARIIEHGARLVGDAERLSLSVEAIEGLAREADHWAGKNGNGRVTAQDVQQALDAKEFRADRIRQRMLEETLRETILVDTEGSEVGQVNGLSVLTLGDYLFGRPSRITARVRLGKGEVLDIEREVEMSGPIHSKGVLILAGFLGSRYAAERPLSLSASLVFEQSYSGVDGDSASSAELYALLSAIGGFPLRQSLAVTGSVNQLGQVQAVGGVNEKIEGFFDLCEKRGLTGDQGVLIPSSNVKHLMLAGRVVDAVRDGKFHIYPVATIDQGLEVLTELASGEPDEEGTYPQDSINGKVQARLEVLTERARFYSSPPAEPIGEEKGEPVGSDSRKG